TATTATCGTAGAAGATGTGGTAATTTTGGAATTAAAATCTGTTCGACGGATTGCCATTGCACATGAATTACAATTGGTGAACTATTTGACTGCCACTCATAAGGATGTTGGTTTGGTTATTAATTTTGGAGAAAAGAAGGTTGAAGTAAAGCGAAAAGTGAGGGAACTGCCACAACAGGATAAACCCAATCCCGTTAATCCTGTTCATCCTGTCAAAAATAGAACTGAATAGATACGGTTAATGATAATGAACAATAAAATGATTTCGCGATTAAAGGGGTATTTTGAGAAGAAAGAGAATGTAGTTCTTGCCTTTCTTTTTGGCTCTCAAGCAAAAGGATTATCAAGGAGGGTTTCTGATTGGGATATTGGGGTTTATTTTAAGCCATATACATATATGGAGCTAGAAACAGAAAGAGATTATCCCGATGAAAAAGGGATGTGGGGCGATTTGGTTGATATTTTAAAGACAGATGATGTTGACCTTTTGGTTTTAAATCGGGCTCGTCCATCTTTGGTATTTTCTGTTTTAAATTCAGGGGTTCCCTTGAAGATTGATGATAAAAAGCTTTACTTAAGGCTTCTTTGCAAAACAAGCTATGAGGCGATTGATTATTGGAATTTTGTCTCTGATTTCTTTAGAATAAGAGAGGCATCAGCTTCTTTAACCCAAGAAAACAAGGCAATTCTTATTGAAACATTAATTTTTTTAGAGAATGAATTTGGGGATATTGAGAAATTTAAGGGATTTACCTGGGAAGAATATAGCAATGATCGTTCAAAAAGGAGGGATGTAGAACGCTGGATTGAGAATATAGTAATGGCCTCTTTAGATATTGCAAAGATTATATTGGCCTCTGAAAAGAAAAGGCTTCC
This is a stretch of genomic DNA from bacterium. It encodes these proteins:
- a CDS encoding HepT-like ribonuclease domain-containing protein, giving the protein MNNKMISRLKGYFEKKENVVLAFLFGSQAKGLSRRVSDWDIGVYFKPYTYMELETERDYPDEKGMWGDLVDILKTDDVDLLVLNRARPSLVFSVLNSGVPLKIDDKKLYLRLLCKTSYEAIDYWNFVSDFFRIREASASLTQENKAILIETLIFLENEFGDIEKFKGFTWEEYSNDRSKRRDVERWIENIVMASLDIAKIILASEKKRLPNAYKETLEQFGLFYFEEEFAKRLSSFAALRNIVVHEYLDINWMRIKDFIKNGEELYPRFIEKVKEFIVDSS
- a CDS encoding GxxExxY protein, giving the protein MLKYKELTKKIIGCAYRVYNTMGFGFLESVYEKCLLIELKRVGLKAESQKPIKVFYDGEIVGEFEADIIVEDVVILELKSVRRIAIAHELQLVNYLTATHKDVGLVINFGEKKVEVKRKVRELPQQDKPNPVNPVHPVKNRTE